The Saccopteryx leptura isolate mSacLep1 chromosome 2, mSacLep1_pri_phased_curated, whole genome shotgun sequence genome has a window encoding:
- the ZNF664 gene encoding zinc finger protein 664 isoform X1 → MIYKCPMCREFFSERADLFMHQKIHTAEKPHKCDKCDKGFFHISELHIHWRDHTGEKVYKCDDCGKDFSTTTKLNRHKKIHTVEKPYKCYECGKAFNWSSHLQIHMRVHTGEKPYVCSECGRGFSNSSNLCMHQRVHTGEKPFKCEECGKAFRHTSSLCMHQRVHTGEKPYKCYECGKAFSQSSSLCIHQRVHTGEKPYRCCGCGKAFSQSSSLCIHQRVHTGEKPFKCDECGKAFSQSTSLCIHQRVHTKERNHLKISVI, encoded by the coding sequence ATGATCTACAAGTGCCCCATGTGCAGGGAGTTTTTCTCTGAGAGAGCAGACCTTTTCATGCACCAGAAAATTCATACTGCTGAGAAGCCCCACAAATGTGACAAGTGTGACAAGGGTTTCTTTCACATATCGGAGCTTCACATTCATTGGAGGGACCACACAGGAGAGAAGGTCTATAAGTGTGATGATTGTGGCAAAGATTTTAGTACCACGACAAAACTTAACAGACACAAGAAAATCCACACCGTAGAAAAGCCCTATAAATGTTATGAGTGTGGTAAAGCCTTCAACTGGAGCTCACATCTTCAGATTCACATGAGAGTTCACACAGGCGAGAAACCCTATGTCTGTAGCGAGTGTGGGAGGGGCTTTAGTAATAGTTCAAACCTTTGCATGCATCAGAGAGTCCACACGGGAGAGAAACCCTTCAAATGTGAAGAGTGTGGGAAGGCCTTCAGGCACACTTCCAGCCTCTGCATGCACCAGAGAGtacacacaggagagaagccctataaATGTTACGAGTGTGGGAAGGCCTTCAGCCAGAGCTCCAGCCTCTGCATCCACCAGAGAGTGCATactggggagaagccctataGATGTTGTGGGTGCGGGAAGGCCTTCAGCCAGAGTTCTAGCCTCTGTATCCACCAGAGAGTGCACACTGGGGAGAAACCTTTTAAATGTGATGAGTGTGGAAAGGCCTTCAGTCAGAGCACCAGCCTCTGCATCCACCAGAGGGTGCACACAAAGGAGAGAAACCATCTCAAAATATCGGTTATATAA